The genomic region ATGTAGCCAGCATCAAGTAGCTCGTTGAGTTGCTTCTTCAATTCCTCCAACTCGGGTGGCGACATCCTATAAGGTGATTTGGAGAGAGGCTTAGCACCGGGCTCCAACTCAATCGCATGGTCGACCTCTCTCCTTGGTGGCAACTTCTTTGGTAGTTCCTTAGGCATCACGCCCGCAAACTCCATAAGGACGGCTTCCACTTGTTTCGGCAAAGGCCCGTACTTCTCCTCCCCTTCATTCAACATTAGGGTTGCAAGAAATGTGGCCTCGCCTTTTTTCCAGGACTTGGCAAATTGAATTGCCGACAAGTGCTGGGTACACTTCTTGGCTTGCCTCTCCAATGGCAACAGGCAAGGTTGTCTTCCGTCGTCCAAGATACAGAAAATATTGTATAAGGGAATGGGAAAGGCTCGTACCTTGTCCATGAACTCTAACCCAATGACTACGCCATAGTCGTCCATCTTGACTATGGTGAAGTCGACATTTCCCTTCCATGCGTCAATGTCTACTTGTACATTGCGCGCAATTCCGACAATGGGGGTGGCAGCGGAATTTACCATCTTCACGCTACCGGGCTCCTTTGTGACTCGGAGGCCAAGCCTTGTAGCTTCCTCCGACGTCATGAAGTTGTGGGTTGCTCCCGTGTCCACCAACACACGCGTTGTCTTGTCACCAGTCTTGACGTCGACGAACAATGATCCTCCCTCAACTTGAGCCTTAGGTTGTGGGAGGGTTGTTTGGATGGCATTCAGCAGACGGATGCATCCCATCCTTGCATCGTTACTCTCCTCGGCCTTGTCCTCCTTGAAAGCCATGGCCTTAAGGGCCTTCTTTTGTGGGCAATCTCACATCATGTGAGGGCCGTCGCATAAGTAACAAGTGGGTTGCCAAGACTTACCCTTGCTTTTGTCATGCTTATCGGCTTTCTTCTCTTTCGGTTTGCTTGTCTCAGCCTTATCCTTCGGCTTATGTTCTCCCCCACTTTTCTCATGGTTACCCCTCTTCCCCGTGGACTTGGAATCACCTTGGTGGCTTAATTTAAACTCAATCAAGGATTCGGCGGCGGCAATGGCATCAGACAATGTTTGCACGTGTCTCCTTTGTAGTTCGAGTTTTGCCCAATTTTGCAGTCCACTCATGAAGTACATGAGCTTGTCTTCCTCTAACATGTTAGGCACCTCGAATAACAAACTCACGAAGGTGTTGACATAGTCTTTGACGCTCCCCGTTTGCTTGAGCCACCTTAGTTTCTCCTTGGCTTCGTACTTGGCATTTTGGGGATAGAAGTGCAACATAATATCTTTCTTAAATTCATCCCAAGTGGTGAGGGAGAACGTACCTTGCTCAATCTCCATGCTCCGACGACGCCACCACATAAGGGCATTGTCAGCTAAGAACATGGTTGCCGTTGAGATTTTGGACTCGTCATCTTCAAGCTTCAGGTACTTGAAGTATCGCTCCACGTTCCACACGAATGTGTCGAGCTCCTTTGCTTCCCTTTTCCCATTATAGGATTTGGGTTTAAAGGAGTCGATTACCTTGGAGTCCAACGCCTTGATTTCCCTCGGCCCTTGCACGAATTGCTTCACGACTGCTTCTTTACAAAACGCCACATCTCCCTTAAGTTCCCTTGTGTCTTTTATCTCTTCTTGAAGCGCCACAAACCTTGCCTCTATGTTGTCAAGTTGAACCTGGACTTCCTTCCGCATCTTGTCTGCCATGGTGTTGAGGGCGCCAAGGAGCTCATCTCGTAGCCCTTCCACCAAGCCACGCAGTTCATCCTTGCCATTGTCCACCATGGTTTGGATTTCCTCCTTATCGACAACGTCCTCATCAAGTCGAGTATCGAACTCGAGTATGGTTCGTTCCACCTTCTCGAGTTACTCCTCCATGGTATCCATCGATGCTTGCAAGTCCTTTAACTtttgcttgctcttggcaacgTCTTGGACCTCGGCAATACGCTCCCTTAGATCGGAGACTCCGGACACCATCTCTCCACTTGCCATATCCTACTTTCCTTCAAGTGATTCACgaactaggctctgataccagttGTCACGGGATGACTCTTTAAGCCTTCCGCCCGTGCGGCACTTAGACTTGAATACCTCGatgaacaagctaagtaagcctTCGGAGCCTCGCTTCCCCGGAttgaatcacaaagaaagctaagATAGCTTGGAGAATGCTAAAATCACTTAGAAGATGGGAGAAAGGAAGCTTTGTATTGAAACTTAGGAGAACTTTACAATTGCTTACAATTCTTGGATGCCTTGGCCAAATGGCTTGCCTCCTATTTATAAGCCTAAGTAACCTCCTTAATGGAGGGTTCTAgaaatccctacttacatccaaaaatatctagTAGAGTTCTAGATACAACTTGCCTAATCTAGATTGTTCTAGGTGAGGCTTGAATTTGTACACTTGTGTGGATTGTTCTGGAATGCCCTAGATTATCTTGAACGCTCCGCCATGTTCTTGATTTTTCCGGGATGTTCCAGAAGCTTCTATGAAGACAAGGCTTTATGGGCTTAGATATATGATGTCTTGggcgttttctttgtttgtaacaTATGGCCCATGACACTGGGATGTTAACAAGCTTTTCTTGGTGCTCGAATAAAAAGTTTGTAATTGCTTGTACCTTTATTGCTCTTTGAGGCATATACTGAAAACTAAACTCTGACAGTGCTAGAATCCACTTCCCAATTCTTTCAGTTAGCATTGGTTTAGACAACATGTATTTGATTACTTCAGTCTTGGCAATGATATGGATGTGGCAAGGCAACATGTAATGTCTTAACTTGCAGGCAGTGAAGTACAAAGCCAAACATAGCTTCTCAATTAGGGTATATCTTGTTTCTACCTCAGTAAGGATCCTACTAAGGTAGTATATTGCTTGTTCCTTCCCTCATTCATTGTTTTGAGCCAATAATCTTCCTATTGACTTCTCAGATACAGAAATATAGAGCTTCAAATGTCTCCCTCTCTGAGAGGGCATTAGTACTGATGGAGAGGCTAGAGAAGCTTTTGATATTCCCCAACAACCTTTGTAGTTGCACTTTGTTAGTAAGAGAAGGTAACTCCATTATGGCCCAGGCTTTATCTTTGTCTATCTCCACTCCTCATTGATGCACTAAGAATCCTAGAAAGTTACCCGATCTAACCCCAAAGGCACATTTCTTAGGGTTCATCTTCAACTTGTGGGTCTTCATTCTCACTAAGGCTTGTCTGAGGTCTTCCAAGTGTTGCACCTCAGTTTTAGACTTTACCACAATTTCATCAATGTATACGTCCATGGTATGCCCGattaaatcatgaaaaatggcgTTCATTGTTCTCTGATAGGTAGCACTCGTATTTTTCAGCTCGATTGGCATGACTATATATTCATATACTCCTACATGTCCTGGGCACCTAAAGGATGTCTTATGTATATCTTCTTtaccatttttatttgattatatcTAACATTTCCATCCATGAAGGATAGAACTTTAAGTTTTGCAACTGCATCTATGGATAGATCAGCCATGGGCATAAGGTATTCATCTTTAGGTGTGGCTtcattaacgtttttatagtcaAAACAACACCAGATGGCATTAGTTACAGCTTTTAATATAGGTACAATGTTGTTGGCCAATAACTCAACATAATTTGCAGGCCTAATAAATCTTACCTTCAACAGCCTCTCGATCTCTTCCTTaactttctcttttattttcttcgtCATTCTCCTTAGTGTTTGCTTCACAGGTTTGTACCCTTCCTTGATAGGTATTATGTGCTCTACTAAACTGGGGTCCAATCCAGGTATCTCTATGTAATGCCATGCAAAGCAATCTTTGAATTCATGCAAAAGGTCTACTATCTTTACCCGATCCCCAGTTTCTAACAAGCCAGTAAGTTGTATTGGCCTTGGATCTTCCTTAGTCCCCAAATTAATGGTTTCCAAGGGGTCTTGTACTTCTGGTGCTGGTTTATCAGGCTCTATACAAAAAAACTCAACTGACTTTGGACCTTCAGGCACATCATCTGGCCAATCCAAGTCATGTATACATTTAGCCATGTGAATGGCTGCTTTTACTTCTTCTCCCAaaaacttttcttcttctctgtcCTTGGTGCTTGAAGTTATTCCTTTCCACTCTACCATCTCTTTGGCTAAGCACTCattatcttttcttctttctctcccaTACACCAATAATCTCTTGATTAAGGACTTGACTGCAATCACTTGGTCCTTCCTCTTCTGTTCTGATATCATTGGTGTTGGTGGGCTACGACAATGTGAGGTATGTCCCATTCCTTCTTGGTAAGAGACAATCCTTGTTCTAGGAGCTTCTGGGTTGTCACCTTAGTAGGGTGGTCGTTCTTATTAGCTCATAGGCATTGTAAGATCCCAACACCGAGATTGTAAAAGTTTGCTTCTGTAACATTGGCTGCGGGAAGAAATGGTCGTGACTTGGCCTCCacaatcttttaaaatcctggCTCATTAGCTCTAGCCTTGTGGTATACAACAACTTGTTGATGTAAAGTAGATGGTATTGATAGACTTTGGTGAATCCAATTTCTCCCAAACAAGGCTTCATAGTTAGAGCTGATGTCCACCACAAAGAAAGCCAACATGATTTGCTTAGACCCTAAGTCTACCTCCAAGGGCAATATCCCATATGTTCTAGTGATGGCCCCAGAGAAACTAGAAACTATTAGATCAGTAGGAATAAGACATTCCTCACTTCTGCACAACCTCTTCATTTGTTTGAGTGGGAGCACGTAAACCACTGCTCCCCTATCTATCAACACCCGCTTAAAAGGTACTCCCTCCAAATGAGCAGTCATATATATAGGCTTGAGATGGTTTGCCAGACTTGGTCTACTGAACACAATTTGGTCAAAATATACCATCTCGGGCTCCTTTCGTGGAAGTTCGGGCAAGTGTACCATGCTTAATCCTCATTTCCCAGCTTCCTCAATGTTAACAAGTGCCATCATTGGTTCTGGTACCAAATAATCACCCTTCATTGTAGCTGGCTGATCTGGTTCGACACAAAACATGGCTGATAAAACATAAGCAATGTTTACATGGAAGTTGCTAGGCACAtgtacttcttcttctttctttcctccaaTTTGATACACAAATTGATACATCCATGCCTATGCATCATTTGTCAACATCAATTCGAGCACCTTCTCTTCTCTGGCTACACCAAAGTTATGTAACTCCCTTGGGATTTCACAGAGAGTATCTACCAATAAAGGTAAAGGTAACCCTCTATTAGGGGAAATAGTCCCAAAACAGATATGTTATTGACTTCAACTTGGTGTAGGCATCATCACTACACTCTCTTGAGCTCTTTTCAGGATTTTGTATTTCCTTGGATGAAGGTTCTGAGGCACTTGATCTCCTTCACCCTCAGCTTTACTATTGgctctttttatttctttcttactTTTCCACTGAAGTTGTTTCCTTCCCCCTTAAGGAACCTTCTCGAACTTGACATTCTCAGAGGCTTCTGATATGGTAGGGATTTTCAATAAGTTCATATGAGCTTTGTGTTGTCTATGAACCTTCCTTATCATGGATGCCCCTCATCTCTTTAATAGGTCTCTTATCTTTCCCAACTATATACCATTTTCGACCAAGTCGAGCTGAATCTTTCTTAGTGACTAGGGAAATTGGCTTCCTTGTTCTCTCTCATTATCCTTGCTTTATACTGCCATGATAACTTGTCTAGGGAGGTTTCACATCCATCCATCTTGGCATCTTTGCTTTTTTATCCTCAACTGGTGTATTGGGCTTTGCTCTTGTAGAAATGAGGCACTTTGGACGAGTGCTTCACCTGCTGTTCTTTTGTTAACAACTTCTTATACTTAGTAGTTGCAATCACCAAATCCTAAAGCTCATTAAACTGCACATCATAAAACTTTTTCCTTAAAGGTAGCCTTAGAGCCTTCTGGGCAATGACTATGAGTTGAGCATGATTGATTGGAAACTAGCACGTTCATCCTTATCCTTCTAAACCTCATTATGAAGTCATCTGTAGACTCATGTTCATACTGTTTCACCTCCACCAAATCATTTATGGTCATCTCGGGCTCCACCCTATAGAACTGTTCATGGAAGGCAATCTCCATTTGCCCCCAATTGGTAATGGAATTAGAGGGTAATGGAAAGTACCACTGAGATGCCAAGCCTACCAATGAATTCCCAAATAGTCTTAACTTGTAGTTAGGGTTGTCTTCAAATGCTACACAGTAGTTGGGAAAACTTGAAGGTATTGTATCTGGAAGACACATTACAGTCATCTCCACTGAAGGTTGGGAATGCGGACATCTTGAAGTTAAGGGGAAAAAGGTTTTGCTCATCAATGTACTTAGGGTAGAGCTTCTGGTATGTTATTTTGAACATCGGGCGAGCCTGTGGTTGAGCATTCTCGACCACCATCCTTCTTAGTTTGGTCAACTCATTTCTAAGTTGCTGGTTAGCTATATTGTTGTGTAGGGTATAAGGAGGTCCCCACTTCGGGCTATTAGCCAACGATGATGACCTATAAGGGAGGGGTTTGCCTACAGTTATGGGCAAACTTTTTCCACTAGTATCTCACACTTGCTTAGTCACCCCAAACTTCCTTTCTTCTAACCCGATCTATCCCCTACCATCTATTGGGAATAATAGAGGGTCAGGTAAACCTATTTCctggatctcttcttcctctaGTCGACTGGCCCAAATTTTCTCCTTCGTCTTCCCCTTATCCTTATTTTCCTCGAGTAAGGGAAATAAAGAGATCACTGGTTCCTTCTCAGGGCTTGCTTCCATGATCACCTCCCTGGCATAACCATTTCTTGGTGTGGAGTACTATAACTCCAACTTTTTCTATAGAGTTTCTGTTTTGGTGACCTCTCATCTGGTTTCCAAAGTGATATTTTCCATACTTCTCAACACTTGCACTATAGTAACTTGCAAGTCTTCATTCGTAACTTTTTCGCCCGACTTTTTAAAAGAAGTTAGGCTCTCCAGAATAACAAGACCTCATAGGGGGGAAATTTTTTCGAGTAATCTATCATATCTAATCCTTTTGGACAATGGGGTTGCCCGTACTCTATTTTCCACCTAAAAGTTCActccttcctttttcttcttggcatacaagacTACCAGGATCCCATCAGGCGTGTCAAAACTATGTTCGGGTAGGATTTCCCTTGCACAGCTCCTAAGGAGATGGCACTTTGTTGGTTGTCAGACAAGTTATTGTTGCTTGGTGTATTGCAAGAAGAGTTTACAGTTAGTtggaaaggtgcctttgtatggcctttggtgtaggccttgaggctcacaatcaaattAACAAGGATCTGAGCGTGCCACTGTTATCTTAGTATAACAGATTGTTACTAAGTGTGAGTTAAGTTGATTGCTCACTCCTTAAGTTACTCAAACTTCTTGTTTATCAAAGGATTATCACAAATGGGTTAAGTctgcattaagttctttttcttgccttgtaaacaaggacttttagttcataatctTATATGTCCAAAACGAAGGGAGTTCAATGCCCTTTCAACCATTTTCTTGATCAAAGTTTACTTTAGTGAAAACTGGTTttgttaacttctttggattcaGTTGCAAATGAAGCTTTTAACTTATAAAGTAgttgaaaatgacttaaatcCATAAGGGAACATGCATTGAACCATAGATCTACTACATATAAGTACAAACAAAAAAGTCTCGGGCAAGATTGAAATTCTTACAACCACTTCTCTTTGTGTTTACAGAGATTTGTAAACTAAGGAAGATGGAAAGTAAATAGGTTTTACACAAGGGAACCGATACTACAACACTAAgggaaggtagcagagcttttacactagacaaaagACGGCTTTTACTAAGGGAACTATAGCTAAAAGGACTAAATCTGGACAAGTTTCAGTTTTTTTGGTTACGAACTGGCTTGAGAGCAGAATTTGTATGTCTTTTGATTGGTTGGTTGAGTGTCTTTGTCTCCAGTATCcctttctccttttatagacaaTTTGGCACGACCCTTCTTGCCTTGCCTTTAATTGATATCTTTTGGAGGGCAGTGAGTCATCCCTTATTTACTTGCCATGCCCttgaaaagtgctttttggctgGTGGTGAGTTGGTCTCTGTCACTCGTCACTTCAATCATAGGCATATGACCCATGCTACGACTGATATGGCTTCCCATTGCTTCAAGCTTGTCAACTAGGCTTCAGGCAAATCTGATTTGTTTTGGTGCCTTTGGGCTTTCACTAACACAAAGCCCAATGTTAAATATTAACTCAAATAGGATCAATTCATCTtagtcgttcatcgtacattgtgcggcaagcttttgttaggtactgtttctgttcaatttaaaataaaattttcaaaatgatttctgactgcaaGATGACTAACGAACGGATAAGATGAAATAATCCCTatgatccccacaaagaggattcggATAGGATCCTATTCTCTTTGAGTTGAGAATGCTGAGACTTGGATTATGGGTAATCGTAAATAATATGAAGTTTAGCGAGAGAAGCAGCAGTAGATGCAGCAGCAGATAGTCACATGGATTAAGTTGCAGAGAGGTCTAGGGGTTTGACAGACGGAAAGACACAGTTTGACCATGGCCCAAACGACGAAtgaataaacaaacaaacaaacaaacagagagCAAATGAAGTGAGGACAATATGGCGAGCCAAACTTATTGATAACTTATAGGCACTACAGTTACTACACATGAAAAAATCTTGCAAAATATATCCCCAAGACCTGAGTGAAGTGTTAACCATTTCCCACCAGGTAAAACTTATAACTAGCGAAACATTGGATTTGTTGAATGTTTCGTATATTTAGAAATTTGGACATGCAGTATCCAAAGTTCACCATGTGTAGTCCAATGGATATTAGAAAACAGTAAAACAtactccaaaagaaaaaatatattaatcgGAGAAATATTTGCATACCATTAGCATATACCATATCCGTCTAAAAATAATAACACTTCATTGTTGGTCTTATAACCTAAAAGGGACATTCTATACACTCGTCGTACGCAACAATTTTTCGATTTAAAATCTCGAAGTCGTACAATGGATTGTAAACAGATAAATATAATACCTAATTCAGAACAAAATCTTTGGTTTTCCACTTTAATCCGAATTCCCACAATAGTAGTTTTCTAGACTGGAGGAATTACTGTATGCCCTGCTCTTGAAGGCTTGATTTGAAAGAATCTTCCGCTTGAAAATGATCTCTTCATTGCAACTGGACTCATAACACAATGTAGGAGTACTCCTTTTGTATGGCTAGATTTTCCAGCTCCTCCAGCAGACCGTTTCGAAGGACCAGCAACATCATCTGAGCCTCCCACATGATCTATATCATTGTCCTCTTCATCGTACTCCTCATTCATGCCAATAATATCTGCGACTAAAACACGGTTCCCACGTGAATCGTCCATGGAAACCGACCTTCTAACTACTTGATGATATTCCTCATGGTCTCCTCCAATCTCAATGATGgtactctctctcccttctgcATTTCCCAAATCACTAAAAGCCCGTACCGATGATGTCTTCGGAATAACTTGATCTCCATGAATTACGTCCACGTTTTGAGAAGAACCCCTTTCTGAATCTTGTGCCGTTACCGCATTTTCATTTGCTCCTTGGCTTTCAGCAAATGATGATGTATCGTGATCGGTTAATCGAGGACTTTCAGATACTGCATTGGGAGGCAATTGAAAAGCATTTGCAGAAACAGAAACTACGTTAGCGCGACACAAAGGGCAATTGGAGTGAGATTTAAGCCATGTATCAATGCAAGGGAGATGGAAAGCATGATTGCATTTAGGCAACAGCCTCAGGCTCTCATCTTCTTCAAACTCACTCAAACAAACCGAACAATCTGTTCCTTCAACCAATCCATCTCCCTTCTCGTACTTACAAACTGTTAATGACTTGATCAAAGCCTCATCTAAGCCAGCCGTTGCTACATGCCACGGCTCATGGATCGCCGGGTTGTAAGTGTCATCGAGCTCCTCATTCAGGCCATGACTTTCTCTTCTTGCTCTCCTCTGGTCCTCGTTGCCACAGTACTTGGAGATTACAGCGTAGTAGCTCACAAGAAGAAAGGCACTGACCAAAATGCCAATAATTGCAATAACAAGAGGAGAGAAATTTGGAGACGATGATGATGAATCGTCTCGAGGAAACTCAAGGGCAGGTGGGGGTGGTATTGTGATGTAACACCACTGTGGGCAATACAAACTACAAAAGCCTTGAGAACAATCTTTTGTGTTCATATATGGTATCCAAGTTTTAGGGCTGCCTTGAGACCCCATCTCTAATCTGAATTCTAAAACCCACCCACCCAAGCATCCAATACTCACATTCTCAATATCATATTTTTCTTGCTTCGCAAGCAAAACCTGTTTTTCGACTCTTGGGGCAAATAATTCAATACCATATGCCCTAGAGATCAACACAAAGATTAAAAGACAAAGATGTTaacgaaaaaaattaattgaggCTAAAACAGTTGCGCGACAATTAATATAGCTGAGGTGCTAAATTTAGTACTGCAGAGTTGAGGGAATTGGCTATTGAAATGACTAAAAGTTGTTCAGAGTGCCGTAAAAGTTTGGGTGTGGACCTTAgcgttggagatggtctaatcaGCAACTCAGAAGAAGGACATTAGAACAGAAGACCAAAAAGGGTTCACCTGAAGATTGTTAATTAGATTGGATGGGTTGGGGATTTTTCTTGCTAGCTATGAGCACACACTGAACTTGTAGAGATTCTGAAGAGTTGTCAATGCAGGAACAGCAAGTTTGTGCAATTTAAATTTGTTTGCAGAGACAAGATGGGTTGGGACTTGTGGGAGAAAAAAAGCAGCTTACTTGGAAAGCAAAAGCAGATATATTAGACTACAAGATGAGGTGTGTTGTGTTTTCtgcttttccttttttatttctttttctttgttcattctctttttcttttt from Pyrus communis chromosome 4, drPyrComm1.1, whole genome shotgun sequence harbors:
- the LOC137730435 gene encoding RING-H2 finger protein ATL52-like — protein: MGSQGSPKTWIPYMNTKDCSQGFCSLYCPQWCYITIPPPPALEFPRDDSSSSSPNFSPLVIAIIGILVSAFLLVSYYAVISKYCGNEDQRRARRESHGLNEELDDTYNPAIHEPWHVATAGLDEALIKSLTVCKYEKGDGLVEGTDCSVCLSEFEEDESLRLLPKCNHAFHLPCIDTWLKSHSNCPLCRANVVSVSANAFQLPPNAVSESPRLTDHDTSSFAESQGANENAVTAQDSERGSSQNVDVIHGDQVIPKTSSVRAFSDLGNAEGRESTIIEIGGDHEEYHQVVRRSVSMDDSRGNRVLVADIIGMNEEYDEEDNDIDHVGGSDDVAGPSKRSAGGAGKSSHTKGVLLHCVMSPVAMKRSFSSGRFFQIKPSRAGHTVIPPV
- the LOC137732898 gene encoding uncharacterized protein; translation: MVDNGKDELRGLVEGLRDELLGALNTMADKMRKEVQVQLDNIEARFVALQEEIKDTRELKGDVAFCKEAVVKQFVQGPREIKALDSKVIDSFKPKSYNGKREAKELDTFVWNVERYFKYLKLEDDESKISTATMFLADNALMWWRRRSMEIEQGTFSLTTWDEFKKDIMLHFYPQNAKYEAKEKLRWLKQTGSVKDYVNTFVSLLFEVPNMLEEDKLMYFMSGLQNWAKLELQRRHVQTLSDAIAAAESLIEFKLSHQGDSKSTGKRGNHEKSGGEHKPKDKAETSKPKEKKADKHDKSKGKSWQPTCYLCDGPHMM
- the LOC137732899 gene encoding uncharacterized protein encodes the protein MVHLPELPRKEPEMVYFDQIVFSRPSLANHLKPIYMTAHLEGVPFKRVLIDRGAVVYVLPLKQMKRLCRSEECLIPTDLIVSSFSGAITRTYGILPLEVDLGSKQIMLAFFVVDISSNYEALFGRNWIHQSLSIPSTLHQQVVVYHKARANEPGF